One Methanolobus sp. WCC4 DNA segment encodes these proteins:
- a CDS encoding AMP-binding protein, with product MGNETNVFDYEEERANFNWDIPADYNFVDVIRKWAKDRTKLLAIIEHPDEEVEKATYREVWDDAMRFGNILRDSGIHKGDRVMILFPRGLDVYIASIGIWAIGAVVVPGTVMLRRDDIEYRLLNAGIKALVTNDMMVADEMDSIKDKVPDVRLFFSSYMAGWSDYRCEMDSASRSLDREELIASDLLAINYTSGTTGAPKGVLHTHSQMYCFERLNRHYWWNTRPYELCWATTEPGWAKWYWAPFGAILNGGATNFHYTGRFEPEKWFELLDKWRVNRACMTATELRAMAAIDGADRRYDLEELKVILTAGEPCTPGIIRYFDEKFGSDVREGYGQTETCVIACTLPGMEIRPGSMGRFTPGVRGAIVDPDTGEEVPAGSVGVIAVEKDHPMLFKGYHGQPERTAECFIGNWYLTGDLATMDEDGYIWFDSRADDVCISSGYRIGPFEVESAVNSHEAVLESSMIPSPEPLRGEVVKVLVVLKEGYEPSEELVHDIQQHVKDITAPYKYPREIEFVSELPKTISGKIKRKELRTMEFEKKRDVIEKLKEKGLWERVD from the coding sequence ATGGGAAACGAGACAAATGTATTCGATTATGAAGAGGAGAGGGCTAATTTCAACTGGGATATTCCGGCTGACTATAATTTTGTTGATGTTATCAGAAAATGGGCAAAGGACCGAACAAAGCTTCTGGCGATAATTGAACATCCTGATGAGGAGGTTGAAAAGGCCACATACCGTGAGGTATGGGACGATGCCATGAGGTTCGGGAACATCCTCAGGGATTCAGGTATCCATAAAGGTGACAGGGTAATGATATTATTCCCCAGGGGATTGGATGTGTATATTGCGAGTATCGGTATATGGGCAATAGGGGCTGTCGTCGTTCCGGGAACGGTAATGCTCAGGAGGGATGATATAGAATACAGGCTCCTGAACGCCGGGATAAAAGCGCTGGTCACGAACGATATGATGGTGGCTGATGAGATGGATTCTATAAAGGATAAGGTTCCAGATGTCAGGCTTTTCTTTTCAAGTTATATGGCGGGTTGGAGTGATTACCGCTGCGAAATGGATTCGGCATCAAGAAGCCTGGACCGCGAAGAACTTATTGCCAGTGACCTTCTTGCTATCAACTATACATCGGGTACGACGGGTGCACCAAAAGGTGTGTTGCATACCCATTCACAGATGTATTGTTTTGAAAGGCTTAACAGGCATTACTGGTGGAACACCCGGCCTTACGAACTCTGCTGGGCCACCACTGAGCCTGGATGGGCAAAATGGTACTGGGCTCCGTTTGGAGCGATCCTGAATGGTGGTGCCACCAATTTCCATTACACTGGCAGGTTCGAGCCTGAGAAATGGTTCGAGCTGCTTGATAAATGGAGGGTGAACAGGGCGTGTATGACCGCAACGGAACTCAGGGCCATGGCAGCGATCGATGGTGCGGACAGGAGATACGATCTGGAAGAACTGAAAGTGATTCTGACCGCCGGGGAACCATGCACACCCGGGATCATCAGGTATTTCGATGAGAAGTTCGGATCGGATGTAAGGGAAGGTTACGGGCAAACGGAGACCTGTGTAATTGCCTGCACTCTGCCGGGAATGGAGATAAGACCTGGTTCAATGGGCCGGTTCACACCCGGAGTAAGGGGTGCTATCGTGGACCCGGATACCGGGGAAGAAGTGCCTGCCGGCAGTGTGGGAGTGATTGCTGTTGAAAAGGACCACCCCATGCTTTTCAAAGGATATCATGGTCAGCCTGAAAGGACAGCTGAATGTTTTATCGGCAACTGGTATCTGACAGGAGACCTTGCAACGATGGATGAGGACGGGTACATATGGTTCGATTCCAGGGCTGATGATGTCTGTATTAGTTCGGGGTACAGGATCGGTCCTTTCGAGGTTGAGAGTGCGGTGAATTCTCATGAGGCGGTTCTCGAATCATCGATGATCCCCAGTCCCGAACCGTTAAGAGGTGAGGTTGTTAAGGTTCTTGTCGTCCTGAAGGAAGGATACGAGCCATCAGAGGAACTCGTTCATGATATCCAGCAGCATGTCAAAGATATAACCGCCCCTTACAAGTATCCCCGGGAAATCGAATTTGTCAGTGAGTTACCAAAGACCATCAGTGGTAAGATCAAACGTAAAGAGCTCAGGACCATGGAGTTCGAGAAGAAAAGGGATGTAATTGAGAAGCTGAAGGAAAAGGGACTCTGGGAAAGGGTAGATTGA
- a CDS encoding thiamine pyrophosphate-dependent enzyme, with product MSTEPIRSVKDLPQEENLFPGTAACAGCGGLLTLRHCLKMLGENVVIVNAAGCFTLLSIYPFTPFRSSWLYTAMACAPAGAQGVRDALDILLEKGKIDPEDNLKVVVLTGDGAAYDMGLSSTSGAIYRNLDFYYICYDNEAYGNTGFQESASTPFASRTKTSPAGKGSVKKDLFGIWNSHKPPYLATISPAYPVDLANKFKKAEQYKGPKLFISLIPCPPGWSTDPSHTFKLAKLAVETGFWALKESVFGEVEHTYVPERFKPVEEYLKEQGRFSHLFSPVRKEEQLGRVQEMVNEYWERFGILL from the coding sequence ATGAGCACTGAACCGATCAGGTCTGTGAAGGACCTTCCTCAGGAGGAGAATCTGTTTCCCGGTACGGCTGCATGTGCTGGTTGTGGAGGACTTCTTACTCTGAGACACTGTTTGAAGATGTTGGGTGAGAATGTTGTTATTGTCAATGCTGCAGGCTGTTTCACCCTGCTTTCCATCTATCCTTTCACCCCGTTCAGGAGTTCGTGGCTCTACACTGCAATGGCATGTGCTCCCGCAGGAGCCCAGGGTGTGAGGGATGCACTGGATATACTGCTGGAAAAGGGAAAAATAGACCCGGAGGATAACCTCAAAGTGGTAGTGTTGACGGGTGACGGAGCTGCCTATGATATGGGACTTTCTTCCACATCAGGTGCCATCTATCGTAACCTCGATTTCTATTATATCTGCTATGACAATGAAGCCTACGGGAATACAGGATTCCAGGAATCGGCATCCACTCCTTTTGCATCACGGACCAAGACCTCTCCCGCAGGAAAGGGGTCTGTAAAAAAGGACCTCTTCGGGATATGGAACAGTCATAAACCTCCCTATCTTGCCACAATTTCCCCGGCCTATCCTGTTGATCTGGCTAACAAGTTCAAAAAAGCAGAGCAGTATAAAGGTCCGAAGCTCTTTATATCCCTGATCCCCTGTCCACCGGGTTGGTCTACCGACCCTTCCCACACTTTCAAGCTTGCAAAACTGGCAGTTGAAACAGGGTTCTGGGCTTTGAAGGAATCTGTTTTCGGTGAGGTAGAACACACGTATGTTCCTGAGAGATTCAAACCGGTTGAGGAATACCTGAAAGAACAGGGCAGGTTCTCCCATCTCTTCAGTCCTGTGAGGAAGGAAGAGCAGTTAGGAAGGGTCCAGGAGATGGTGAATGAATACTGGGAAAGGTTTGGGATCCTTCTTTGA
- the ilvE gene encoding branched-chain-amino-acid transaminase — MSELLIYYNGDFVPKSQATTSVYDHGFLYGDGVFEGIRAYNGRVFKLREHVDRLYDSAKAIALEIPLTREEMEEAILETLRRNNLTDAYIRPIVSRGVGDLGLDPRKCPKPNIFIISQEWGAMYGDLYEVGLTGVTVSVRRNSCDALSPNIKSLNYLNNILAKIEANEKGGDEAIFFDQNGYLSEGSGDNIFIIKNGRVATPPTINNLKGITRATAIELLEEMGIETHVENLGMFDLYTADEIFVTGTAAEAAPLVKVDGRPIGDGKPGPITKKMVEAFEKVTTTTGTPINP, encoded by the coding sequence ATGAGTGAACTTCTGATATATTATAATGGTGACTTTGTCCCTAAATCCCAGGCCACAACATCCGTTTATGACCACGGATTCCTGTATGGCGATGGTGTCTTTGAGGGAATAAGGGCTTACAACGGACGTGTCTTCAAGTTACGCGAGCACGTTGACAGGCTCTATGACTCCGCAAAGGCGATCGCTCTTGAGATACCACTGACCAGAGAGGAGATGGAAGAGGCGATCCTGGAAACACTCAGGAGGAACAACCTCACAGATGCCTACATCAGACCTATCGTATCAAGGGGTGTCGGTGACCTTGGTCTGGACCCCAGGAAATGCCCTAAACCGAACATATTCATCATCTCACAGGAATGGGGTGCAATGTATGGCGACCTCTATGAAGTTGGCCTGACAGGTGTCACAGTCTCAGTAAGGAGAAACTCCTGCGATGCACTCTCACCGAACATCAAGTCACTCAACTACCTGAACAACATCCTCGCAAAGATCGAGGCTAACGAGAAGGGCGGAGATGAAGCTATCTTCTTCGACCAGAACGGTTACCTTTCAGAGGGTTCAGGAGACAACATATTCATTATCAAGAACGGAAGGGTTGCCACTCCTCCGACCATCAACAACCTTAAAGGTATCACAAGGGCAACAGCGATCGAGCTGCTTGAAGAGATGGGAATCGAGACACATGTCGAGAACCTCGGGATGTTCGACCTCTACACAGCTGACGAGATATTCGTTACAGGAACAGCAGCAGAAGCAGCACCTCTTGTCAAGGTGGACGGTCGTCCTATCGGTGACGGAAAGCCAGGACCTATCACAAAGAAGATGGTCGAGGCTTTCGAGAAGGTCACAACCACCACAGGTACACCGATCAACCCGTAA
- a CDS encoding GTP-binding protein, translating to MGLHEDIQEVEEEIKKTPYNKATSHHIGKLKAKLARLRDEVVKKAASKGGGEGYSVRKSGDATVTLVGFPSVGKSTLLNQLTGAESEVGAYEFTTLDVIPGVLEYNNATIQILDVPGLVKGAASGRGRGREVISVVRNCDLVVFILDVFQNYHHEVLTQELYDAGIRLNQKAPDVVIKRQDRGGITVSSTMDLELSEDLIKAVLNDYKIHNAHVLIRDNINVDQLIDAVMGNRVFIPAVTVVNKVDMADEFVLKKCKEEYPDATYISANEGMNLEAVKELIFDALDFIRIYLKPQGGPADMDEPLIVRKGVTVGDVCDHLHRDFRRKFRYSQVWGTSAKHPGQRAGLDHVLEDQDLLTLIIAK from the coding sequence ATGGGATTACATGAGGATATACAGGAAGTTGAAGAGGAGATAAAGAAGACTCCCTACAACAAGGCGACATCACATCACATAGGTAAACTTAAGGCGAAACTCGCACGCCTGCGTGATGAGGTTGTCAAGAAGGCCGCAAGTAAGGGCGGTGGCGAAGGATACTCCGTGAGAAAGTCAGGAGACGCCACTGTAACGCTTGTAGGTTTTCCTTCCGTTGGTAAATCCACCCTGCTCAACCAGCTCACAGGTGCAGAGTCAGAGGTAGGTGCCTATGAGTTCACGACCCTTGATGTCATCCCCGGTGTGCTTGAATATAACAATGCCACCATCCAGATACTTGATGTACCGGGACTTGTAAAAGGCGCAGCCAGCGGCAGAGGTCGTGGAAGAGAGGTCATCTCGGTTGTAAGGAACTGTGACCTTGTGGTGTTCATACTTGATGTGTTCCAGAACTATCACCATGAAGTGCTCACTCAGGAACTGTACGATGCAGGTATCCGCCTGAACCAGAAGGCTCCTGACGTGGTTATCAAAAGACAGGATCGCGGAGGCATCACTGTCAGCAGTACCATGGACCTTGAACTTTCAGAGGACCTTATCAAAGCCGTACTTAATGATTACAAGATACACAACGCCCATGTGCTCATCAGGGACAACATCAATGTGGACCAGCTCATCGATGCGGTCATGGGTAACAGGGTGTTCATACCTGCAGTTACCGTTGTGAACAAGGTGGATATGGCAGACGAGTTCGTGCTGAAGAAGTGCAAGGAAGAATATCCTGATGCAACGTACATCTCCGCTAACGAGGGAATGAACCTTGAAGCTGTGAAAGAACTGATATTCGATGCTCTTGATTTCATCCGCATATACCTGAAACCTCAGGGCGGACCGGCTGACATGGATGAGCCGCTTATCGTTAGAAAAGGTGTTACCGTTGGAGATGTCTGTGACCACCTGCACCGTGATTTCAGAAGGAAGTTCAGGTATTCCCAGGTATGGGGAACTTCCGCAAAACACCCCGGCCAGAGAGCAGGACTCGATCACGTACTGGAAGACCAGGACCTTCTAACACTCATCATAGCCAAATAA
- a CDS encoding molybdopterin biosynthesis protein, which produces MERKEFRELTSVEDARELVDTIRVRPGTTILPIEEAAGHILAEDILSGVDVPAFNRSVKDGYAIRAKDSYHASEPQPQELKCIGAIPAGCKDSFFVDDGETIEISTGAPIPGGADAVIMVESTKQTDDSVLIYQPVHIGENIMKAGSDIMKGERILRKNTRMGSREIGVLASIGMDKVPVKRLMVGIISTGSELIKPGEELDISKIYDANSYAIAAAIEECGGTPKIYGIVPDEEELMEETLNRAIEECNIVLTSGSTSAGAGDIMYMIIEKKGETLTHGIAIKPGKPVVIGMIDGTPTIGLPGNPTSALSIFNEFVAPIIYNSLGMKPSFKTKITAVMGTGIRSGGREELFPVGVVRGKVYPADKTSGAITTLSDADGMIEIRAHTEYIEAGSEVEVTMFGNVRSPDLMLVGGQCPGVDLLEEMTGLMFRTLNMGSSAGFTAMSGGTADIACVNMIDAEGNYNSSILKRMNLEDVVLVKGYRREQGIIFKPENHVYGFEDIVNLQMINRNRGSGTRTLLDRELGILAEARGVSKSELIKGLKGYNSGSKTHRSVCDAVRSGKADIGFGIRAAAEEAGLEFIPVAEDDFDFVIRKDLLEIKEVQMFLDALRSGEFSERLPEGMHTYELTGSIISSF; this is translated from the coding sequence ATGGAACGTAAAGAATTCAGAGAGCTGACATCCGTAGAGGATGCAAGGGAACTGGTGGACACCATAAGGGTCCGCCCAGGAACTACTATTCTACCTATAGAGGAAGCTGCAGGACATATACTGGCAGAGGACATACTTTCTGGCGTTGATGTTCCTGCATTCAACCGTTCAGTAAAGGACGGATATGCCATCCGTGCAAAGGACAGCTATCACGCAAGCGAACCACAGCCACAGGAGCTTAAGTGTATCGGGGCCATACCTGCAGGTTGTAAGGACAGTTTTTTTGTTGATGACGGAGAGACCATAGAGATATCCACAGGTGCGCCCATCCCCGGCGGCGCGGATGCGGTCATAATGGTCGAGAGCACAAAGCAAACAGATGATTCCGTGCTTATCTACCAGCCCGTGCATATCGGTGAGAACATCATGAAGGCAGGCTCCGACATTATGAAAGGGGAAAGGATCCTGCGGAAGAACACACGCATGGGTTCCAGAGAGATCGGTGTACTGGCTTCGATCGGCATGGACAAAGTTCCGGTGAAGAGATTGATGGTTGGCATCATATCCACCGGAAGTGAACTTATAAAACCCGGAGAGGAGCTTGACATCAGCAAGATATATGATGCGAATTCCTATGCCATCGCAGCAGCTATAGAGGAATGCGGCGGAACACCGAAGATATACGGCATCGTTCCCGACGAAGAGGAACTGATGGAAGAGACGCTTAACAGGGCCATAGAGGAATGTAACATCGTCCTCACTTCGGGCAGCACTTCAGCAGGTGCCGGCGACATAATGTATATGATCATCGAGAAAAAAGGTGAGACTCTCACACACGGGATTGCCATCAAACCCGGAAAACCTGTTGTGATAGGCATGATAGATGGCACACCGACCATCGGGCTGCCCGGGAATCCTACATCTGCCCTCAGTATATTCAATGAGTTCGTTGCACCTATCATCTATAATTCACTCGGCATGAAGCCATCATTCAAAACGAAGATAACCGCAGTCATGGGAACCGGAATACGTTCCGGCGGCAGGGAGGAGCTCTTCCCTGTTGGCGTCGTGAGAGGGAAGGTCTACCCTGCCGACAAGACATCAGGAGCCATTACCACATTATCCGATGCAGACGGGATGATCGAGATAAGGGCACATACAGAATATATCGAAGCCGGCTCAGAGGTGGAAGTAACCATGTTCGGCAATGTCAGGAGCCCTGACCTCATGCTGGTCGGTGGACAGTGTCCCGGAGTGGATCTGCTCGAGGAGATGACAGGGCTTATGTTCAGGACACTGAACATGGGTTCCAGTGCGGGATTCACAGCAATGTCAGGTGGCACTGCTGATATAGCATGTGTCAATATGATCGATGCAGAGGGCAATTACAATTCATCCATCCTGAAGAGAATGAACCTTGAAGATGTCGTGCTGGTAAAAGGTTACAGACGTGAACAGGGAATCATATTCAAGCCTGAGAACCACGTTTATGGATTTGAGGATATAGTTAACTTGCAGATGATCAACAGGAACCGCGGTTCAGGAACAAGGACACTTCTTGACAGGGAACTTGGTATACTGGCAGAGGCCAGAGGTGTATCTAAAAGCGAGCTCATAAAAGGTCTCAAAGGCTACAATTCAGGTTCAAAGACCCACAGGTCGGTCTGTGATGCTGTGAGGAGCGGAAAGGCGGATATCGGCTTTGGCATCAGAGCTGCGGCAGAGGAGGCAGGACTTGAGTTCATCCCGGTTGCGGAGGACGATTTCGACTTTGTGATAAGGAAGGACCTCCTGGAGATCAAAGAAGTACAGATGTTCCTTGATGCATTGCGTTCCGGAGAGTTCTCTGAGAGACTTCCGGAGGGTATGCACACATACGAACTGACCGGTAGTATAATATCCTCCTTTTAA
- a CDS encoding sodium:proton antiporter, producing MENEGEKDKIIMENLKYLNDSVLAILLLMPVTLVITFEALDDTGSLKWISIATWIVYLMGLWYVASRVFRLNKRLIDYIEKQ from the coding sequence ATGGAAAATGAGGGAGAGAAAGACAAAATAATAATGGAGAACCTGAAGTACCTGAACGATTCGGTTCTTGCCATCCTGCTTCTGATGCCGGTCACCCTTGTGATAACTTTTGAAGCACTTGATGACACAGGAAGCCTCAAGTGGATCTCGATCGCTACATGGATCGTATATCTTATGGGCTTGTGGTATGTAGCTTCAAGGGTTTTCAGACTTAACAAAAGGCTTATAGACTATATTGAGAAACAGTAG
- a CDS encoding acetate--CoA ligase family protein: MNTGKGLGSFFDPRSIAIIGASPSPEKASHVIQENLGKAGYNGTIYLVNPKYEHIDGIKCYGSIAEIGEQIDVAVFVLPALKVLDILKGPIDNVRGAVIVSSGFREVENGEFLEGELKRVVEEKGIRIIGPNCLGIYDAIHGVDTFMVPAKHVKRPKKGGLSILSQSGSFAVLIMDEMATEGIGVARIVSYGNKVDVDEIDCLDHLAEDKDTRYVLLYIESVEKGREFVDAASRCTAKKPVIAIKVGRGEAGMHAARSHTGAMGGKYEIYRAAFRKAGIIEVDGYEGLKDACRVLEAYEPVDGNRVLIITDGGGIGVSMADDCEDFGLEVKRLTQHSKERLSSRIPAFSATDNPIDLTASAKDEDYLAALEEGFMEGYDLAIVTVLWGPPTLTAGVIDRIDEVRTRYGKPVIICSPGGEFTRNMYGSFEEKGMPVFSTPEAAVRAAAVLTGHGTVRDKK; encoded by the coding sequence ATGAATACTGGGAAAGGTTTGGGATCCTTCTTTGATCCTCGATCCATTGCTATTATCGGAGCCTCTCCATCCCCGGAAAAAGCTTCCCATGTGATCCAGGAGAACCTTGGAAAGGCTGGTTATAATGGCACCATCTATCTGGTGAATCCGAAATATGAACATATAGATGGTATCAAATGCTACGGTTCGATCGCTGAGATAGGGGAGCAGATAGATGTGGCTGTATTCGTGCTTCCTGCATTGAAAGTTCTGGATATCCTAAAGGGACCTATTGACAATGTCCGTGGAGCTGTCATCGTAAGTTCAGGTTTCAGGGAAGTGGAAAATGGGGAGTTCCTTGAAGGGGAACTGAAAAGGGTTGTTGAGGAAAAAGGTATCAGGATAATAGGGCCGAACTGCCTGGGTATATATGATGCCATTCATGGGGTAGATACTTTCATGGTCCCTGCGAAGCATGTGAAGAGGCCAAAAAAGGGTGGTTTGTCGATACTTTCCCAGAGTGGTTCCTTTGCGGTCCTTATCATGGACGAGATGGCGACGGAAGGTATAGGTGTCGCGAGGATCGTGAGCTATGGGAATAAGGTCGATGTTGACGAGATAGATTGCCTTGATCATCTGGCAGAGGATAAGGATACCAGATATGTCCTGTTGTACATCGAATCGGTGGAAAAAGGAAGGGAATTCGTGGATGCAGCTTCCCGTTGTACGGCAAAGAAACCGGTGATTGCCATAAAGGTAGGCAGGGGCGAGGCAGGAATGCATGCCGCCAGGTCTCATACAGGGGCCATGGGCGGGAAATATGAGATATACAGGGCTGCTTTCAGGAAGGCAGGGATCATAGAGGTGGACGGATATGAGGGACTGAAGGATGCCTGCAGGGTTCTGGAGGCATATGAACCTGTGGATGGCAACAGGGTCCTGATCATAACAGATGGTGGTGGGATCGGGGTGAGCATGGCAGATGACTGTGAGGACTTTGGACTGGAGGTAAAAAGACTCACACAGCATTCAAAAGAACGTCTGAGTTCAAGGATCCCTGCATTCTCTGCAACGGATAATCCCATAGACCTGACCGCCAGTGCCAAGGATGAGGATTATCTCGCTGCCCTTGAAGAGGGTTTCATGGAAGGTTATGACCTTGCCATTGTAACGGTCCTCTGGGGTCCGCCAACACTCACTGCCGGGGTCATTGACAGGATAGATGAGGTTAGGACCAGATACGGGAAACCCGTGATCATATGCAGTCCGGGAGGGGAGTTCACAAGGAATATGTACGGATCGTTCGAGGAAAAGGGAATGCCGGTTTTCTCAACCCCCGAAGCTGCGGTAAGGGCTGCGGCTGTTCTGACCGGTCACGGGACTGTGCGGGATAAAAAGTGA
- a CDS encoding 2-oxoacid:acceptor oxidoreductase family protein, giving the protein MLKLRFHGRGGQGAKVASRTVGTAAFMEGCNVQDFPLYGAERRGAPISAFTRIARGQIMERGVIPDPDVIIVMDHTLLSDPQAAPLSGSNKGGVVFVNTPESPEQLKADYDIDALVITLDLTKIGLDMVGSSILSTLAGAVASRIIGIGEDSLKDAVEKELSGIIADRELLEKNIEAALYCFRSLEPVEMKTLQSEHGKSTVITMPFERARISSPAINAAASSILKQTGNWKVFRPFWDYDVCNKCMICVSRCPEGCISLNEEGFPSVDNEHCKGCLICVEECPKKAIKAVRGPVPDQVEVTGE; this is encoded by the coding sequence ATGCTCAAATTAAGATTCCATGGCAGGGGTGGCCAGGGAGCGAAGGTTGCCAGCCGTACGGTCGGAACAGCGGCATTTATGGAGGGATGTAATGTTCAGGATTTTCCTTTGTACGGTGCCGAAAGGAGAGGTGCACCTATCAGTGCCTTCACACGGATAGCCAGAGGACAGATCATGGAGAGGGGAGTTATCCCTGATCCGGATGTCATAATAGTAATGGACCATACACTTTTGTCTGATCCGCAGGCTGCACCTCTTTCCGGATCAAATAAAGGTGGTGTGGTATTCGTCAATACTCCAGAGAGTCCTGAACAGTTAAAAGCTGATTATGATATTGATGCTCTGGTCATAACCCTGGACTTAACAAAGATAGGTCTTGATATGGTGGGGAGCTCTATCCTCAGTACTCTTGCAGGAGCCGTGGCCTCAAGGATCATTGGGATCGGAGAGGATTCTCTTAAGGATGCTGTGGAGAAGGAATTATCCGGCATCATAGCAGACCGGGAGCTGCTGGAGAAGAATATAGAGGCTGCACTTTATTGTTTCAGGTCCCTGGAACCTGTTGAGATGAAAACACTTCAAAGTGAACATGGTAAAAGTACTGTTATAACCATGCCCTTTGAACGTGCAAGGATATCGAGCCCTGCTATAAATGCAGCTGCCAGCAGTATCTTAAAACAGACAGGGAACTGGAAGGTATTCAGGCCTTTCTGGGACTACGATGTCTGCAACAAGTGTATGATATGTGTATCAAGATGTCCTGAGGGCTGTATCTCATTGAATGAAGAGGGCTTCCCTTCTGTGGATAATGAACATTGCAAAGGCTGCCTGATATGTGTGGAGGAATGTCCTAAAAAGGCTATAAAGGCTGTCAGGGGTCCGGTTCCCGATCAGGTGGAGGTGACTGGGGAATGA
- a CDS encoding acetate--CoA ligase family protein, which translates to MSMEEVDRIIDNALNEGRHSLLETEARALISHWDIPVPGSVLITGSEIPEFSMAGFDPPFVLKVISRDILHKTEVKGVITGLRDRDDVMNALIRMKRDLEENAPQARIEGFLLEEFVPRGVEVIIGGMRDPQFGPVVMFGTGGIMVELMKDVSFRLAPLDKGEAMAMMEDVRGYPLLTGYRGSKPVDREMLASVIVKLSDIITKIEVIREIEINPLFAYEDGVMAVDARVILEER; encoded by the coding sequence ATGAGCATGGAAGAGGTCGACAGGATAATTGACAATGCCCTTAACGAGGGAAGGCATTCTCTGCTTGAAACAGAGGCCAGGGCTCTGATCAGCCATTGGGATATCCCTGTTCCCGGCTCGGTTCTTATAACAGGGTCCGAAATTCCAGAGTTCAGCATGGCTGGGTTCGACCCGCCTTTCGTACTCAAGGTGATATCGAGGGACATCCTTCATAAAACAGAAGTAAAGGGTGTGATAACGGGTCTCAGGGACAGGGATGATGTAATGAATGCCCTCATCCGCATGAAAAGGGACCTTGAGGAGAATGCCCCGCAGGCAAGGATAGAAGGCTTCCTTCTGGAGGAGTTCGTCCCCCGGGGAGTTGAGGTGATCATTGGGGGGATGAGGGATCCTCAGTTCGGTCCTGTGGTCATGTTCGGTACGGGGGGGATCATGGTAGAACTGATGAAGGATGTGAGTTTCAGGCTTGCACCTCTGGATAAGGGTGAAGCCATGGCAATGATGGAGGATGTGAGGGGCTATCCTCTCCTGACAGGATACCGGGGTTCAAAGCCGGTGGATAGGGAAATGCTTGCGTCTGTGATAGTAAAACTCTCTGATATCATAACGAAGATAGAAGTGATCCGGGAAATTGAGATCAATCCGCTTTTTGCTTATGAGGATGGGGTAATGGCAGTGGATGCCAGAGTCATATTAGAAGAAAGGTGA